One window from the genome of Cyclobacterium amurskyense encodes:
- a CDS encoding nucleoside permease yields the protein MTLNNRFKLSLMMFLEFFVWGSWYVTLGTFLGNNLQANGSQLAAAFSTQSIGAIVAPFVIGLIADRFFNAEKILGVLHLLGAGLMYMMFSSYSFIAFYPYVLAYMIIYMPTLALVNSVSFNQMKDPAKEFSTIRVWGTVGWIASGLMISYFFVWDSSASIGEGMLRNTFLMSSISSVVLGLFAFTLPKTPPVVSQKGDKQSIVEILGLDALKLLKDKDFAIFFLSSILICIPLAFYYQNANPFLSEVGLTNPTGKMTIGQVSEVLFLLMMPFFFKKFGLKITLIVGMVAWVVRYVFFAFGDAGEGTYLLLIGIALHGICYDFFFVAGQIYTDSKAGPKYKSSAQGLITLATYGVGMLIGFWIAGIVSDSYLEADGMHIWKNIWLIPSGIALLVTVIFVLFFKDKDFIKANAERDSLKNNNITE from the coding sequence ATGACTTTAAATAATAGGTTTAAGCTTTCCCTAATGATGTTTCTTGAATTTTTTGTTTGGGGATCCTGGTACGTTACTTTAGGTACATTTTTAGGGAACAACCTTCAAGCAAATGGAAGTCAATTGGCCGCCGCATTTTCTACCCAGTCCATAGGTGCCATAGTGGCTCCTTTTGTAATTGGCTTAATAGCAGATAGGTTTTTTAATGCAGAGAAAATTTTAGGGGTATTGCATTTGTTGGGTGCGGGCTTGATGTACATGATGTTTTCATCTTATAGCTTTATCGCATTTTACCCATATGTTCTGGCTTATATGATTATATATATGCCCACTCTTGCATTGGTTAACTCCGTTTCATTTAACCAGATGAAAGATCCGGCTAAGGAATTCAGTACGATTAGAGTTTGGGGAACCGTAGGGTGGATCGCTTCAGGGTTGATGATCAGTTACTTTTTTGTGTGGGATAGTTCTGCTTCAATTGGTGAAGGAATGCTTAGAAATACCTTCTTGATGTCTTCAATTTCTTCGGTAGTTCTAGGGCTTTTTGCTTTTACACTTCCTAAAACACCTCCTGTTGTATCTCAAAAGGGGGATAAGCAATCCATTGTTGAAATACTAGGTTTAGATGCACTTAAGCTATTGAAAGACAAGGATTTTGCGATTTTCTTTCTATCCTCTATTTTGATATGTATTCCATTGGCCTTTTACTATCAAAACGCCAACCCATTTCTTTCAGAAGTTGGCCTGACCAATCCCACAGGGAAAATGACAATAGGACAGGTATCTGAGGTATTGTTTCTTCTTATGATGCCCTTCTTTTTCAAGAAATTCGGATTGAAAATTACCTTGATTGTAGGGATGGTGGCCTGGGTTGTGAGGTACGTATTTTTTGCCTTTGGTGATGCGGGTGAGGGCACCTATCTATTACTTATAGGTATTGCATTACATGGTATTTGTTACGATTTCTTCTTTGTTGCTGGTCAAATATATACAGATTCTAAAGCTGGACCCAAATACAAAAGTTCTGCTCAGGGTCTTATTACCTTGGCCACTTATGGAGTAGGAATGCTTATAGGTTTTTGGATAGCTGGAATTGTTTCTGATTCTTATTTAGAAGCAGACGGAATGCATATTTGGAAAAATATTTGGCTAATACCTTCTGGTATTGCTTTGCTGGTGACCGTTATTTTTGTTTTGTTTTTCAAAGACAAAGATTTTATCAAAGCCAATGCTGA